From Daphnia pulicaria isolate SC F1-1A chromosome 4, SC_F0-13Bv2, whole genome shotgun sequence, one genomic window encodes:
- the LOC124338218 gene encoding uncharacterized protein LOC124338218 isoform X1: MANLYPIFIGFFILVSAWTSGSTADDRLSLAQLQEQFQQLKTNYEILEEKFLRLELAQLATGERQTNQAQTKNAIFRTCSEARTVDPSLATGMYWIDPDGEGVGDDPIYVSCDMATGKTSVLHDSESPTDVGHCPDPGCYSREIIYSATKRQMATLVELSDECHQSIKYDCYDAPLEKDGVVYSWWNDKDGNAQYFWAGSDSSVHTCQCGIDGNCIDSIVKCNCDATVPLFLGDSGVITEKTLLPITKLNFGQTQLSSSSGSHTLGRFECSGGTTVTGMPTSCEDLWRSGHRLSGLYFVMEGKLVKNVYCDFAKLPSEAGFQSLIGYAEVKPKPTYFDIPTSCANLKGIGHTSSGLYLVTEGELVKNVYCNFTKLPEEAGFQNVIGYAEVKPKPTYFGIPTSCANLKGTGHTSSGLYSVMGSTMVETVFCDFTKTTGDPAFQTWIGFDGVQSASVYFYVQRSGDFRSVNNPITFDLERINTGGAMNAGSGIFTVPVTGTYFFTFSGMAYMVGTTKDGKFHASLRKNGELIGRVEAAMTQGVSSDGFSLQSTLHLQAGEQIWIQSDTEEYMYLHDNGNHYTHFTGWLLQEDVAQSFKNRLQ, from the exons ATGGCCAACTTGTACCCCATTTTCATTGGTTTCTTCATTTTGGTATCTGCATGGACGAGTGGCTCGACTGCGGATGACCGTCTATCTTTAGCGCAACTGCAGGAACAATTCCAGCAGCTGAAAACCAACTAC GAAATCTTGGAAGAAAAATTTCTTAGACTAGAACTCGCCCAACTAGCCACTGGCGaaagacaaacaaatcaaGCGCAAACCAAGAACGCCATCTTTAGAACTTGCAGCGAGGCTCGTACGGTCGATCCGTCACTGGCAACCGGAATGTACTGGATTGACCCTGATGGAGAGGGAGTTGGGGACGACCCCATCTACGTTTCCTGCGACATGGCTACAG GGAAAACGTCCGTCTTACACGACAGCGAATCGCCGACAGACGTGGGTCATTGCCCTGACCCTGGATGTTATTCCAGAGAAATCATCTACAGCGCAACTAAGAGACAAATGGCAACATTAGTTGAACTCTCTGACGAATGCCACCAGTCCATCAAA TACGATTGTTATGACGCCCCACTAGAGAAGGATGGAGTCGTTTACAGTTGGTGGAATGACAAAGATGGAAATGCGCAGTATTTTTGGGCCGGGAGCGATTCCAGCGTTCACACCTGTCAGTGCGGAATAGACGGAAATTGCATCGATTCTATTGTCAAATGCAATTGTGATGCAACCGTTCCATTATTTTTAGGCGATAGCG GTGTTATAACAGAAAAGACGTTGCTGCCAATCACGAAATTAAACTTTGGTCAGACTCAACTTTCATCTTCGTCGGGCTCTCACACCCTCGGCCGATTCGAATGTAGCGGCGGCACAACCGTGACGGGAATGCCAACTTCCTGCGAAGATTTATGGAGAAGTGGACATCGTCTGAGCGGATTGTACTTCGTCATGGAAGGGAAACTAGTCAAAAATGTTTATTGCGATTTCGCCAAATTGCCGAGTGAAGCAG GTTTCCAGAGCTTGATTGGATATGCCGAAGTTAAACCGAAACCCACTTACTTCGATATCCCAACATCCTGTGCTAATTTGAAAGGAATTGGCCACACTTCAAGCGGATTGTATTTAGTCACCGAAGGGGAACTGGTCAAAAATGTTTACTGCAATTTCACCAAACTGCCGGAGGAAGCag GTTTCCAGAACGTGATTGGATACGCAGAAGTAAAACCGAAACCCACGTATTTTGGTATTCCAACTTCCTGCGCTAATTTGAAGGGAACGGGTCACACCTCAAGCGGACTGTACTCCGTCATGGGATCCACAATGGTTGAGACGGTTTTCTGCGATTTTACGAAAACTACGGGCGATCCAG CGTTCCAGACCTGGATTGGATTCGATGGCGTCCAGTCAGCCTCCGTCTATTTCTACGTTCAGAGAAGCGGCGATTTTCGTTCGGTTAACAATCCGATCACGTTCGACCTGGAAAGAATCAACACGGGAGGGGCAATGAACGCAGGAAGCGGCATATTTACGGTGCCTGTCACTGGAACCTACTTCTTCACCTTCTCCGGCATGGCCTACATGGTCGGAACGACAAAGGACGGAAAATTTCATGCATCTCTAAGGAAGAACGGCGAACTAATTGGTCGGGTCGAAGCGGCCATGACTCAGGGTGTGAGTTCCGACGGCTTCTCTCTCCAATCAACGCTGCATCTCCAGGCCGGTGAACAAATTTGGATACAGTCTGATACGGAAGAATATATGTACCTACACGATAACGGAAACCACTACACCCACTTcactggctggctgctgcaaGAGGATGTCGCTCAATCGTTTAAAAACAGGCTACAATAG
- the LOC124338218 gene encoding uncharacterized protein LOC124338218 isoform X2, whose protein sequence is MANLYPIFIGFFILVSAWTSGSTADDRLSLAQLQEQFQQLKTNYEILEEKFLRLELAQLATGERQTNQAQTKNAIFRTCSEARTVDPSLATGMYWIDPDGEGVGDDPIYVSCDMATGKTSVLHDSESPTDVGHCPDPGCYSREIIYSATKRQMATLVELSDECHQSIKYDCYDAPLEKDGVVYSWWNDKDGNAQYFWAGSDSSVHTCQCGIDGNCIDSIVKCNCDATVPLFLGDSGVITEKTLLPITKLNFGQTQLSSSSGSHTLGRFECSGGTTVTGMPTSCEDLWRSGHRLSGLYFVMEGKLVKNVYCDFAKLPSEAGFQNVIGYAEVKPKPTYFGIPTSCANLKGTGHTSSGLYSVMGSTMVETVFCDFTKTTGDPAFQTWIGFDGVQSASVYFYVQRSGDFRSVNNPITFDLERINTGGAMNAGSGIFTVPVTGTYFFTFSGMAYMVGTTKDGKFHASLRKNGELIGRVEAAMTQGVSSDGFSLQSTLHLQAGEQIWIQSDTEEYMYLHDNGNHYTHFTGWLLQEDVAQSFKNRLQ, encoded by the exons ATGGCCAACTTGTACCCCATTTTCATTGGTTTCTTCATTTTGGTATCTGCATGGACGAGTGGCTCGACTGCGGATGACCGTCTATCTTTAGCGCAACTGCAGGAACAATTCCAGCAGCTGAAAACCAACTAC GAAATCTTGGAAGAAAAATTTCTTAGACTAGAACTCGCCCAACTAGCCACTGGCGaaagacaaacaaatcaaGCGCAAACCAAGAACGCCATCTTTAGAACTTGCAGCGAGGCTCGTACGGTCGATCCGTCACTGGCAACCGGAATGTACTGGATTGACCCTGATGGAGAGGGAGTTGGGGACGACCCCATCTACGTTTCCTGCGACATGGCTACAG GGAAAACGTCCGTCTTACACGACAGCGAATCGCCGACAGACGTGGGTCATTGCCCTGACCCTGGATGTTATTCCAGAGAAATCATCTACAGCGCAACTAAGAGACAAATGGCAACATTAGTTGAACTCTCTGACGAATGCCACCAGTCCATCAAA TACGATTGTTATGACGCCCCACTAGAGAAGGATGGAGTCGTTTACAGTTGGTGGAATGACAAAGATGGAAATGCGCAGTATTTTTGGGCCGGGAGCGATTCCAGCGTTCACACCTGTCAGTGCGGAATAGACGGAAATTGCATCGATTCTATTGTCAAATGCAATTGTGATGCAACCGTTCCATTATTTTTAGGCGATAGCG GTGTTATAACAGAAAAGACGTTGCTGCCAATCACGAAATTAAACTTTGGTCAGACTCAACTTTCATCTTCGTCGGGCTCTCACACCCTCGGCCGATTCGAATGTAGCGGCGGCACAACCGTGACGGGAATGCCAACTTCCTGCGAAGATTTATGGAGAAGTGGACATCGTCTGAGCGGATTGTACTTCGTCATGGAAGGGAAACTAGTCAAAAATGTTTATTGCGATTTCGCCAAATTGCCGAGTGAAGCAG GTTTCCAGAACGTGATTGGATACGCAGAAGTAAAACCGAAACCCACGTATTTTGGTATTCCAACTTCCTGCGCTAATTTGAAGGGAACGGGTCACACCTCAAGCGGACTGTACTCCGTCATGGGATCCACAATGGTTGAGACGGTTTTCTGCGATTTTACGAAAACTACGGGCGATCCAG CGTTCCAGACCTGGATTGGATTCGATGGCGTCCAGTCAGCCTCCGTCTATTTCTACGTTCAGAGAAGCGGCGATTTTCGTTCGGTTAACAATCCGATCACGTTCGACCTGGAAAGAATCAACACGGGAGGGGCAATGAACGCAGGAAGCGGCATATTTACGGTGCCTGTCACTGGAACCTACTTCTTCACCTTCTCCGGCATGGCCTACATGGTCGGAACGACAAAGGACGGAAAATTTCATGCATCTCTAAGGAAGAACGGCGAACTAATTGGTCGGGTCGAAGCGGCCATGACTCAGGGTGTGAGTTCCGACGGCTTCTCTCTCCAATCAACGCTGCATCTCCAGGCCGGTGAACAAATTTGGATACAGTCTGATACGGAAGAATATATGTACCTACACGATAACGGAAACCACTACACCCACTTcactggctggctgctgcaaGAGGATGTCGCTCAATCGTTTAAAAACAGGCTACAATAG
- the LOC124338198 gene encoding serine/threonine-protein phosphatase 6 regulatory ankyrin repeat subunit B-like, giving the protein MWSSGSTSSDLAKGKEFVKNLLYVQHVDKEKDTTSEIPELFLLDYILQDKSDGGSSSLYSRRDCHLNVTSNSASQPNSNLDILKSALKNRLLEVSVYSNPLPIRTPLERYSVRNALNIPSLPSLSDVAIHAFVVFKTMDTTDGSNKIINWWSIEKNGRYIILQQSLYFKEVSESVYDVERRKTVRRLGPVKELTKAYVNNRWLKGLFASIWDTDQLNQPYHLFTSNCQIFASFIFENTNDEGKKWSTLISGIVDSFGRKKETIRPVIDANTIKYHRVVQDSKYPIYKALIEKEDLPELKDLLANYGTESINERDSQGYTLLEWAQAFTRRDVKMHLLEKGAVESELFHRNVFFIALQYWNYKKKDNNNLKECVELDYTDVNQTGDTAVHLALHGAKWPIVKRILSENYANSVNSLGEIPLHIAAKSKGKIGLFKKILNQTKSESVDKVDKDGFTPLHWAIFVNPLRSDKIKLLLDKGANINAQDTSGGNTPLHFALMLQSITVTEILLKYISKNVGDNKFLDVNIQNNDEQTALHWAAAWPDIPVDLFKLILGKSTDINAQDNNKDTPLHAALMGKSKTATKQLLKLQAVDVNKTNIDKKTATHLAALWSDIPEKLFKLILEKSADINASSDCVASYCRNCHRTPLHMALGSKSAVATRELLKHVKLLDGKYVEDVDVNAKDGHEQTALYWAAMWAQIPIELFTIILNKSIDINAKSKCENTPLSIALWSKSETATRQLLKHIKWVDGKYLEDVDVDIKLGEGDIALHLAAQWTDIPGDLFKWILQKSTNVNAQNKHGNTPLHFALWYKSKTATEELLKCDNLDANAKGFFNNATALHLATSWPDIPRHCFRTILEKTADINATNIHGESPLLLALVNQSVIASEELLGRLLLEGQVSGISAEINLIGATRNEYDATALHYAVRWPDIPEDIFKKVLHQSIDINAKTKCGDTPLHSALFYKSKTATEQLLKHVKCVDGREMEDVDVNIKWLKGNAALHLAVRWSDIPLDLLKGILEKTTDVNAPNDDGETPLNLADECKLNKEAFKLLQHRVDSTV; this is encoded by the coding sequence ATGTGGAGTTCGGGTTCTACTTCGTCGGACCTCGCCAAGGGGAAAGAGTTCgttaaaaatttgttgtaCGTACAGCACGTCGACAAGGAAAAGGACACGACCAGTGAAATACCCGAGCTATTTCTCCTCGATTACATTTTACAAGACAAGAGTGATGGCGGCAGTAGTTCCCTGTACAGCAGACGAGATTGTCATTTGAATGTCACGTCAAATTCAGCAAGCCAACCCAATTCAAATTTGGATATTTTGAAATCAGCTCTGAAAAATCGTTTGCTGGAAGTGTCCGTCTACTCGAATCCGCTGCCCATCCGCACCCCGTTGGAGAGGTACAGCGTCAGAAATGCGTTAAACATACCTAGCCTTCCATCGCTATCCGATGTCGCTATTCACGCGTTTGTTGTCTTCAAAACGATGGATACTACAGATGGTAGTAATAAAatcatcaattggtggtcaattgaaaaaaatggcaGGTACATCATCTTGCAACAGTCGCTATACTTTAAAGAAGTGAGCGAGAGCGTTTACGACgttgaaaggagaaaaactgTAAGAAGACTTGGGCCGGTGAAGGAACTGACTAAGGCTTATGTTAACAACAGATGGCTCAAAGGATTGTTTGCATCTATTTGGGACACCGATCAGCTCAACCAACCATACCATCTCTTCACCTCCAACTGCCAAATCTTTGCATCTTTCATCTTTGAAAATACCAACGACGAAGGGAAAAAGTGGTCGACGTTGATAAGCGGAATCGTGGACAGTTTCGGCCGtaagaaagaaacaattcGACCAGTAATCGATGCAAACACAATCAAATACCACCGGGTAGTGCAGGATAGCAAGTACCCTATCTACAAGGCACTCATCGAGAAAGAAGATTTGCCTGAATTGAAAGATCTTTTGGCCAATTACGGGACGGAATCCATCAACGAAAGAGACTCTCAAGGCTACACTCTGCTCGAATGGGCCCAAGCGTTTACAAGACGAGATGTCAAAATGCATTTGTTAGAGAAAGGCGCCGTTGAGTCGGAGCTGTTCCATCgcaatgtattttttatagCTCTGCAATATTGGAATtacaagaaaaaggacaacaacaacctgaAAGAATGTGTGGAGCTTGACTACACCGACGTGAATCAAACTGGTGACACGGCTGTACACTTGGCCCTGCATGGCGCAAAATGGCCAATCGTTAAGAGAATTCTGAGTGAAAATTACGCCAATTCAGTCAATTCCTTGGGTGAAATACCACTTCACATAGCTGCCAAATCAAAAGGTAAAATTGGTTTAttcaaaaagattttaaatcaAACCAAGTCCGAAAGTGTCGACAAAGTCGACAAAGACGGATTTACTCCACTACATTGGGCAATTTTCGTCAACCCGTTGCGTAGCgacaaaatcaaattgttgTTAGATAAAGGAGCAAACATAAACGCACAGGACACTAGTGGTGGCAATACCCCCCTTCATTTTGCATTGATGTTACAGTCGATTACTGTGACCGAAATCCTGTTGAAATACATTTCAAAGAATGTGGGTGACAATAAATTCTTGGACGTTAATATCCAGAATAACGATGAGCAAACAGCGCTTCACTGGGCTGCTGCATGGCCAGATATTCCAGTTGATTTGTTCAAACTTATTTTAGGGAAATCCACAGACATCAACGCACAAGACAACAATAAAGACACTCCTCTCCACGCAGCATTAATGGGAAAATCAAAAACTGCAACAAAACAACTACTGAAACTCCAAGCGGTGGACGTCAATAAAACGAATATTGACAAAAAGACAGCAACTCATCTTGCTGCTTTATGGTCAGATATACCAGAAAAGctcttcaaattaattttagaaaaatcggCCGATATAAACGCATCATCAGATTGTGTTGCCAGCTATTGCCGAAATTGCCACCGAACACCTTTACACATGGCGTTAGGAAGCAAATCGGCAGTGGCAACGAGGGAACTTCTCAAGCACGTGAAGCTATTAGATGGCAAATATGTGGAGGATGTGGATGTTAACGCCAAGGATGGTCACGAACAGACTGCACTATATTGGGCTGCAATGTGGGCGCAGATTCCAATAGAATTGTTCACAATAATTCTGAATAAGTCCATCGATATAAACGCAAAGAGCAAGTGTGAAAACACCCCTCTGAGTATAGCACTATGGAGTAAATCTGAAACAGCGACAAGACAACTGCTGAAGCACATCAAATGGGTCGATGGCAAGTATTTAGAAGATGTGGACGTTGATATCAAGTTAGGCGAAGGGGATATCGCACTACATCTCGCTGCTCAATGGACGGATATTCCAGGCGATCTATTCAAATGGATACTACAAAAATCCACTAATGTCAACGCTCAAAACAAACACGGAAATACTCCTCTGCATTTCGCGTTGTGGTACAAATCGAAAACCGCAACCGAGGAACTACTGAAATGCGATAACCTGGATGCTAACGCGAAGGGTTTTTTTAACAATGCGACAGCACTACATTTGGCTACTTCATGGCCAGATATTCCCCGACATTGTTTCCGCACAATCTTGGAAAAAACCGCCGACATCAATGCAACAAATATTCACGGAGAATCTCCTCTTTTATTAGCGTTAGTGAACCAATCAGTAATTGCATCTGAAGAACTTCTGGGTCGTCTTTTATTGGAAGGACAAGTTTCTGGCATAAGCGCAGAAATTAACCTAATCGGCGCTACAAGAAACGAATATGATGCTACTGCTCTTCATTACGCTGTGCGGTGGCCAGATATCCCAGAAGATATTTTCAAGAAAGTTCTACATCAGTCGATTGACATCAACGCAAAAACCAAATGTGGGGATACTCCTCTTCACTCTGCGCTGTTTTACAAATCGAAAACTGCAACGGAACAGCTACTGAAACATGTCAAATGTGTAGACGGCAGAGAAATGGAAGATGTCGATGTCAACATCAAATGGTTGAAAGGTAACGCAGCCCTTCATTTGGCCGTTCGATGGTCAGATATTCCACTCGATTTGCTCAAGGGAATTCTTGAAAAAACAACAGATGTCAACGCTCCAAACGATGACGGAGAAACACCATTAAATTTAGCTGATGAATGCAAGTTGAATAAAGAAGCATTTAAATTGCTTCAGCATCGCGTTGATTCTACTGTGTAA
- the LOC124338238 gene encoding peroxisome proliferator-activated receptor gamma coactivator 1-alpha-like, whose product MEEAVCINDYDQGCASGGNGDFQTDQLNNMDLNLDRFDSSFLELDEEDLSEIHRMVDEWELNFGALESSDGEELVRLIQIDNPSQLGWSHYPGAVGSSHSNNSNADWSNSIDWSSNVDELHDRLPSYYTALASSRSAPWMPPASQLVFNKLPAYITDMAPLDAATTSDSACGSVGQPGKKKLNLAEYRTRREKQLQQMQEEEEQQQQQQQQIKQEQEEQDQQILQQQEANEQKDEKIRVKADQIDKQQCYVKPHQAKESALVKDEPEEGEVEEEEVKEKHKKQQQPEVASVKSRRIRSSRSPTRSYSSQSSSSRRCRSSSASSYSSRSRSRSPSHRRGRRRRRSSSNSSSSSSSWNRKIRHTSSRRRTGRRRRTPTPPPRLSSSRGGYGDRSHRERRQQHQQQSERQRQIEERRVIYVGKLADGTTRSDLRQRFEPFGPVVDISLHFRERGDNYGFVTFSYKVDAYEAVEHGNDDPHLPKYDLSFGGRRAFCKETYADLDAVDDDGRSKANDVDFETLLRAVKVQLTRRPCS is encoded by the exons ATGGAGGAAGCAGTTTGCATCAATGATTATGATCAAGGTTGTGCGAGTGGTGGAAACGGTGATTTTCAGACTGATCAGCTAAACAA CATGGACTTGAACCTGGATAGATTTGATAGCTCGTTCTTGGAGCTTGATGAGGAAGACCTGTCTGAGATTCACCGCATGGTTGATGAGTGGGAACTAAATTTCGGTGCATTAGAG AGCTCTGATGGTGAGGAACTGGTGAGACTTATTCAAATAGACAATCCCAGTCAATTGGGTTGGTCTCATTATCCTGGTGCCGTTGGGTCCAgccacagcaacaacagcaatgcAGATTGGAGCAACAGTATAGATTGGAGCAGCAATGTGGATGAGCTCCACGACCGTTTGCCATCCTATTATACGGCATTGGCATCGTCTCGATCAGCTCCGTGGATGCCTCCCGCTTCGCAGCTAGTCTTTAATAAGTTGCCGGCCTACATCACGGACATGGCCCCGCTCGATGCAGCAACGACGAGCGACAGCGCTTGTGGGTCTGTAGGTCAACCAGGTAAAAAGAAACTCAACTTGGCCGAGTACCGAACGCGCCGCGAGAAACAATTGCAGCAaatgcaagaagaagaagagcaacaacagcaacaacaacagcagataAAACAGGAACAGGAAGAACAAGATCAACAAATCCTCCAACAACAGGAAGCCAATGagcaaaaagatgaaaagattCGGGTCAAGGCCGATCAAATCGATAAACAGCAATGTTATGTGAAACCGCATCAAGCCAAAGAATCTGCGCTGGTCAAAGATGAACCGGAAGAAGGAGAagtggaggaagaagaggtgAAAGAGAAAcacaagaaacaacaacaaccagaagTTGCCTCAGTCAAGTCACGAAGGATCAGGTCGTCCCGCTCGCCGACCCGCTCCTACTCATCACAGTCGTCGTCCAGCAGACGATGCCGCTCCAGTTCGGCGTCGTCTTACTCTAg CCGTTCGAGATCGCGTTCTCCGTCACACCGTCGCGGCCGGAGAAGAAGGCGATCGTCTTCCaattcttcgtcgtcgtcttcttcgtgGAACCGCAAAATCCGACACACCAGCAGTCGGAGACGGACGGGGCGAAGACGACGGACGCCGACGCCTCCGCCGCGATTAAGTAGCAGCCGTGGGGGTTACGGCGATCGGAGCCACCGAGAGAGGCGCcagcaacaccaacaacaatcaGAGCGTCAACGACAGATTGAGGAGCGGCGCGTGATTTACGTGGGGAAATTGGCCGACGGCACCACACGGTCGGATCTCCGCCAACGGTTCGAACCGTTTGGTCCCGTTGTCGACATTAGTCTGCACTTTCGGGAGCGCgg GGATAATTACGGGTTCGTTACTTTTTCGTATAAAGTGGACGCCTACGAAGCGGTGGAACACGGCAACGACGACCCGCATTTGCCTAAATACGATTTGAGTTTTGGTGGCCGACGGGCATTCTGTAAAGAGACTTACGCCGATTTAG ATGCGGTGGACGATGACGGGCGTTCCAAGGCCAACGATGTTGATTTCGAGACACTGTTGAGGGCCGTCAAGGTTCAACTGACTCGCCGTCCTTGCTCTTGA